The following nucleotide sequence is from Aneurinibacillus soli.
CTGCAATGACCAACCACTGTTATTCATCATTTGTGTCACATTCGTATATCCCCTCCCCTGCTCCATTATTGTAATATACCAATCGTAACCGCCTTCTTCTACTATTTTGGCAATGTTGCCGGATGAGTAGTGAAGCGTTGAGATGGCTTCTTTTTTACCTATAGAAGATAGGGGCAAGGGTGGATAATATTCTTTATTCGATATGAACCATACGAGACATATGAAAGATAAAATGGCGACACATAAATATTTTTTCAACGAACATTTCTCTCCCTGTATTTCTCGTTACGTCTACCATTTATTTTTCCTTTTTTATCCTCATGATTCTACGTTCATGATACTATAAGAATAGATAAAAGTAATATTTTCCCTATCGATACATAAAGGAGTGCCATATGCAAAAAGGACACCTCGTAAAGCTGGCGCTGGATGCACTGAAGAAGCGACTAGCTGATAATGACAACGTTATCGAAATCTATTCAGGTGAAGGGTATGTGAGTCCAGCAGTCTTTACATTTAACCTTCCTATTTCCCCGCAAGAACTGAACGAATTTATCGATACATTCGGTATTGAGCTTCCCATTGACTATAAAAACTTTCTACTCATGCATAACGGGGCCGAATTGTTCAAACATCCTGAATATGGTGGAGAGTTTCATCTCTATGATTTGGCGGCAATAGAGGATTGTTTCGTTGACGAGGATTGGCCAAAGCATTGGCTGCCTGTCGCTTACCATTATGGGGAAGAGATTATTATCGACCTTACCAGAGTAGCACATGGAATGGACAATTATCTCATCTGGCGAGGTTGCTGCGCCCCACTGGAGGAATCTGTAGATATGGGAATGAGTTTTGAGCAGCGGCTTGACCGCTCTCTTATTTGTCAGGGGGTAAATTTCTGGCAGTGGTCTATTTGAGGGTAGAGCTAGTGAATACTTGCTGATGGTAAGTATATTACTTTATATTTATCTCCAAGTTCTTGTCTCACCTTTTCGCATAAAATTATTCCCATTTGATTAAATGAATTTTCTAGTTCAATCCCATTAGGAACCCATTTATCTATGTCCCAATCAATCCATTCCCCATACTTCATTGCCCAGGACAACAGCTCATTTGCTAATTCACTTGAAATCGGTATGTCTTCTATGTTCAGGTTACAACCACATTTATTGCACCAAACGGGATCTGCTCCGATATCCCCCTCTATTTTTAAATCATTTGTTTCTCCACCTTCACAAAAACAGTTCATACACTTCCTCCTCCGCTATCATCGTTTCCATCTCACCTGTATACCGGATAAAAAAACAGGGGAAAAGGCTTGATAACTCGTTTTCGCCCTTTCCCCTCTTTCCTTTATTCTTGCCAAAATCAGAACTTTATTTATTGGATACACACGTTTTATGAGCAACGCGACACTCTCAACATGCACCGTATGCGGGAACATAGCCTATTTGGTCTTCATCTGCCGTAATATACCGATGCCTTGATTTATAAGGGGTTTCTCCATTGGAGTATGGTTCTATTTGATTGCCGTTCACCTGGAAATGATGGCTTTCGTCCCCATTCCGTCCCCAATTAAGAAGAAGATACCGCTGTCCTTATCGTTATCGCCAGCGAATCGTCCCATCCTCAAACTAATGTGCTACCCATGAATTTTGATGAAATCATATAGATCCTTATCCCCCACGGCGATACCACAGTACGATGACCCATACCACAAACAGGGAGTACTTTAGTTAGTCCAATTCCTTTTTTATGCATCAAGCATGTTTTTAATTTTTCTCAAGCAATCCTCAATAAATCGATTAAAATATTCCTGATCGAACAGTTTGTAATATTCATCATCTATTGAGGGGCTTTTAAAAATCGAGGTTTGCTTTTTGTGTGCACTAAAAAAATGTATTAGACTCGAAAAATAGAGTCTTAGACTGTGAAAATAAAGTTGTAGACTCACTGCGAATCGTTACGCTAACGGACAGGATAATTTAAGAGTAAGTACGGTCAGTCCCTATCACAAGTAACGGCAAAAAATTAGGGTGTTGAGAAAGTATGGGGGCTGTTGTGTGGATTGTCATCTTTAAATTTAATATTTTTCGCTTCTCCTACTGGATTAATAC
It contains:
- a CDS encoding SMI1/KNR4 family protein, with product MQKGHLVKLALDALKKRLADNDNVIEIYSGEGYVSPAVFTFNLPISPQELNEFIDTFGIELPIDYKNFLLMHNGAELFKHPEYGGEFHLYDLAAIEDCFVDEDWPKHWLPVAYHYGEEIIIDLTRVAHGMDNYLIWRGCCAPLEESVDMGMSFEQRLDRSLICQGVNFWQWSI